From the genome of Methanobacterium sp.:
AATGTTGATTTAATTGTGTGCTGAAATAATTTGTTATTTTAGTGCTTTTTTTAATTGAATGGATGAGATTTAGATTGTTAAAATTACATTTGGATTATGACCTTTATTTAGTGATCAGGGTGCCTTTCACCTTTTCACCCTTTAATGCCCCTAGTAGTACTCCTTTTTTACCAGCGTTGATAATTTCTGATGGTGTGCCTTTCCTGGCCAGTTCCAGGAGTTCGCCTAGTTTTCCAGCCATTCCTCCGGTTACGTCTACTGTACGGGCTCCTTCCAGAAATTCAAGATCTTCCATGGATTTCACCACTGGGAGAAGTTGAGCTTCTTGGTGTCGGTTGGGGTCGCAGTTGTAGATACCATCTACATCTGAGCCCAGGATGATCCTCTCCGGGTGTAACTTTTCTGCCAAGTAGGTGACTATCTGATCTCCAGATACTACTGCCATCTGTATATCTTCATTTTCATCCAGGACCACATCACCATGGAGGACTGGTACTAGTCCCATTTCCAGATATTTTTCTGTAATTTCCAGGTTGGCAGATTCTATCCGTTTATTGTTGCTTTTGATGAAAGAGGATGGAGGCACAGTAATGGCTGGTATGCCCCATTTTAGGAGGTAATGGCAGACGAAATGGTTGAGGTTTTTTACTGAATTCTGGGTTAGGGCAAAGCCTCTTTTTTTCCGGCCGAGTTCCCGGTCATTTTTAATAACTGAGCCTATCCCATATTTCTGGGCATAGGGGTGTCCGAAACTGCCTGCTCCGTGTATAATAATCAATTTTTTGATTTTGGCAACTGATATTTCCTGGGCTATGCGTTCCAAGTTCGCTGGGTTGAGAGTGGGTTTGGTTTTGTCCTTCCGGGTTATTATGCTCCCAC
Proteins encoded in this window:
- a CDS encoding isopentenyl phosphate kinase family protein, whose product is MIILKLGGSIITRKDKTKPTLNPANLERIAQEISVAKIKKLIIIHGAGSFGHPYAQKYGIGSVIKNDRELGRKKRGFALTQNSVKNLNHFVCHYLLKWGIPAITVPPSSFIKSNNKRIESANLEITEKYLEMGLVPVLHGDVVLDENEDIQMAVVSGDQIVTYLAEKLHPERIILGSDVDGIYNCDPNRHQEAQLLPVVKSMEDLEFLEGARTVDVTGGMAGKLGELLELARKGTPSEIINAGKKGVLLGALKGEKVKGTLITK